A DNA window from Agrobacterium tumefaciens contains the following coding sequences:
- a CDS encoding SDR family NAD(P)-dependent oxidoreductase has protein sequence MQPINSRVVMISGAARGIGLAIARELAEHGFRLSLGARDIKMLEAHFGLQSDQVHYAHYDAYDPASAESWVSSAVDRFGRIDALVNNAGLGEQVSLMDDNDEALDRLWAVNVKGPLRMTRLCMPHLEASLSGRIVNLASMSGKRVRNSFVGYNMTKFAVMGLTHTTRHVAWEKGVRATAICPSFVRTEMSSYTNKVSPDDMIQPDTLASLVRTAIELPNNAAMAEMLVNCRLEDTL, from the coding sequence ATGCAACCAATCAATTCCCGTGTCGTAATGATCTCAGGAGCAGCGCGTGGCATCGGTCTAGCCATTGCCCGTGAGTTAGCGGAGCACGGATTCCGCCTCAGTCTTGGCGCACGCGACATCAAGATGCTGGAAGCTCATTTCGGCCTCCAGAGCGATCAGGTGCATTACGCTCACTACGATGCCTATGATCCAGCGTCCGCGGAATCCTGGGTTTCCTCCGCCGTTGACAGGTTTGGAAGGATCGATGCGCTCGTGAACAATGCCGGACTCGGCGAGCAAGTCTCCCTCATGGACGACAACGACGAGGCGCTCGACAGGCTGTGGGCAGTCAATGTCAAAGGCCCCCTCCGGATGACGCGCTTGTGCATGCCGCATCTGGAAGCCTCCTTATCAGGCCGCATCGTCAATCTCGCGTCGATGTCAGGCAAGCGGGTTCGAAATTCCTTCGTCGGATACAACATGACGAAGTTCGCGGTGATGGGCCTGACCCACACGACACGTCATGTAGCTTGGGAAAAGGGTGTGCGCGCCACTGCGATATGTCCGAGCTTCGTTCGCACCGAGATGAGTTCCTACACGAATAAGGTCAGCCCGGACGACATGATCCAGCCCGACACGCTGGCATCACTCGTCCGGACCGCGATTGAGCTTCCAAACAATGCTGCAATGGCTGAGATGCTGGTGAACTGCCGGCTCGAAGACACACTTTGA
- a CDS encoding hydantoinase/oxoprolinase family protein — protein sequence MALRIGVDSGGTFTDVCLFDDETGKLNIWKVPSTPDDPSRGISNGVSEGLSTVGSTASQVAFLGHGTTVATNALIELKGVPTGLITTDGFRDLLEIGRQKRPSLYDMHAEKPEVLVSRDRRQEVPERLTCEGAVDLSLDEDKLRAAVRKLSEEDVKAVAVCFLYGFLNSVNEQRVVEILREEMPDVFVSVSHQVAPEFREYERLSTTVVNAYLGPVMQRYIERLKQRLADLGVTITPQLTQSNGGVIGFDTAARLPVRTVLSGPSTGVVAAQAVGRMAGFENIITFDVGGTSSDVALMQGGVCKLTGEANVHGYPIKAPMLDIHTVGAGGGSIAFVDSGGLLKVGPRSAGADPGPACYGRGNTEATVTDANIVLHTLNPIEILGGRMKVRRDLAVDAVQRLADKLGLGLMETAQGIISVLTANMAKAIRLISVQRGHDPRDYALMAFGGAGPLHAARLAKELDMSRIIVPLTPGTLCALGLLLTDLRSDFAISRLMKVDQDAVEPIISGFETLEGQAESWFAQEGIEADRRVVNRTADMRYVGQNYELQVNVPAGQVDENTLQAMVKGFESAHQQRFGFIAEGEQIQIVTLRLEAAGLVNKAEFAPTESEGPDCQPAIIGKRDVYMDEVKDFVACSVYARYRLKAGNRIEGPAIVEQMDTTTVVLPNMQATVDPYLNLILETRA from the coding sequence ATGGCATTGAGAATTGGTGTTGATTCCGGCGGTACGTTCACGGACGTATGCCTGTTCGACGACGAAACTGGAAAGCTCAACATCTGGAAGGTCCCGTCGACACCGGATGACCCATCACGTGGGATTTCCAACGGCGTTTCCGAGGGACTTTCTACCGTTGGCAGCACGGCGTCGCAGGTGGCCTTCCTTGGCCATGGCACGACTGTGGCCACCAACGCGCTCATCGAGCTGAAAGGCGTGCCGACCGGGCTCATCACCACGGACGGCTTCCGCGACCTTCTCGAGATCGGGCGTCAGAAGCGGCCGAGTCTCTATGACATGCACGCGGAAAAGCCAGAGGTTCTCGTCAGCCGAGATCGGCGGCAGGAAGTGCCGGAACGCCTCACGTGCGAGGGTGCGGTCGATCTCTCCCTGGACGAGGACAAGCTGCGAGCAGCCGTGCGGAAGCTCTCGGAGGAGGATGTCAAGGCTGTCGCGGTCTGCTTCCTCTACGGCTTCCTGAACAGCGTGAACGAGCAGAGGGTCGTCGAGATCCTGCGTGAAGAGATGCCGGACGTGTTCGTCAGCGTCTCGCATCAGGTCGCGCCTGAGTTTCGTGAGTACGAGCGTCTCTCCACGACCGTGGTAAATGCGTATCTCGGTCCCGTAATGCAACGCTACATCGAACGCCTGAAACAGCGCCTTGCGGATCTCGGCGTGACGATCACTCCGCAACTGACCCAGTCGAACGGTGGTGTCATCGGTTTCGACACCGCTGCCCGCCTACCAGTACGCACGGTACTGTCTGGACCGAGCACGGGGGTCGTCGCAGCGCAGGCGGTTGGCCGCATGGCCGGATTCGAAAACATCATCACGTTCGATGTCGGCGGCACCTCCAGCGACGTTGCGCTGATGCAGGGTGGCGTATGCAAACTGACGGGCGAGGCCAACGTTCATGGCTACCCGATCAAGGCTCCGATGCTGGACATTCACACAGTGGGCGCCGGCGGTGGATCCATCGCGTTCGTCGACAGCGGAGGACTGCTGAAAGTCGGTCCTCGCTCCGCTGGGGCTGATCCCGGTCCTGCCTGCTACGGTCGCGGCAACACCGAAGCAACGGTCACGGATGCGAACATCGTGTTGCATACGCTCAATCCCATTGAGATCCTTGGCGGCCGCATGAAGGTTCGGCGAGACCTCGCCGTCGATGCCGTCCAGCGCCTTGCTGACAAGCTCGGTCTCGGTCTCATGGAGACGGCACAAGGGATCATCTCGGTGCTAACGGCCAACATGGCCAAGGCCATACGCCTCATCAGCGTCCAGCGTGGCCACGACCCCCGAGACTACGCCCTGATGGCGTTTGGCGGCGCAGGCCCGCTCCACGCGGCGCGGCTTGCGAAAGAGCTGGACATGAGCCGCATCATCGTGCCGCTGACGCCCGGCACCCTGTGCGCGCTCGGCCTTCTCCTGACCGACCTCCGTTCCGATTTCGCCATTTCGCGGCTCATGAAGGTTGATCAGGACGCGGTGGAGCCGATCATCAGTGGGTTCGAGACGCTCGAGGGCCAAGCTGAATCCTGGTTTGCCCAGGAAGGAATCGAAGCCGATCGTCGCGTCGTCAACCGCACTGCGGACATGCGGTACGTCGGTCAGAACTATGAGTTGCAGGTCAACGTTCCGGCCGGACAAGTCGATGAAAACACGCTGCAGGCCATGGTGAAGGGCTTCGAGAGCGCTCATCAGCAACGGTTCGGCTTCATTGCCGAAGGCGAACAGATCCAGATTGTGACGCTGCGGCTGGAAGCGGCAGGCTTGGTCAACAAGGCCGAGTTCGCTCCGACGGAAAGCGAAGGTCCGGATTGCCAGCCGGCCATCATCGGAAAGCGCGACGTGTACATGGACGAGGTCAAAGATTTCGTCGCCTGCTCGGTCTATGCACGGTACAGGCTGAAAGCGGGAAACCGCATCGAGGGCCCTGCGATCGTTGAGCAGATGGATACGACGACAGTGGTCCTCCCGAACATGCAGGCGACCGTAGACCCTTATCTCAACCTTATTTTGGAGACGCGGGCATGA
- a CDS encoding ABC transporter ATP-binding protein yields MPGREILRVDNLSVAFKGDSGLRAVVNNVSLSLVSGEILGLVGESGSGKTVLSLAAMGLLPRNAVVTSGSVQFDGEDLLKARQATLRKLRGRRISMIFQDPMASLDPVFTCGDQIVEAIRLHEAITRGQAMERARSLLERVGIADPARCMRSYPHELSGGQCQRVMIAMAVACKPDVIIADEPTTALDVTVQKQVLGLLRSLNQEIGAAIMLITHDLGVIYEVADRVAVIYRGDLMEEASTADLFAWPKSAYTKALISSMPSVSQAKTRLPVIGRDATGAIASIVNEPRALKAQVAPSPKAEILLTIRNLTKTFWTRESAFSTPHAFRAVDDVSLEIPARTTVGLVGESGCGKSTLSRLVMRLMKPDSGAIELLGTDLAALNPEELRIARRDFALVFQNPYGSLNPRQTVTDLVAAPIDIHYNGRDREARVAKLLDAVGLPRDAMTRYPHEFSGGQRQRIVVARALALNPKLLICDEAVSALDVSVQAQVLNLLQDLQDEFELTYLFISHDMSVVRHVSDTIAVMQKGKIVETGSAADVFDNPKAGYTRTLLSAVPKVGERSTALEAHR; encoded by the coding sequence ATGCCGGGTAGGGAAATTCTTCGGGTTGATAATCTTTCAGTTGCCTTCAAGGGCGACAGCGGCTTGCGGGCCGTGGTCAACAACGTCTCGCTCTCGCTGGTTTCAGGCGAGATCCTGGGGCTGGTCGGCGAGAGCGGCAGCGGAAAGACGGTTCTGTCTCTCGCCGCCATGGGATTGCTTCCGCGCAACGCGGTCGTGACGAGCGGAAGCGTGCAGTTTGATGGCGAGGACTTGCTGAAAGCGCGTCAGGCCACGCTGCGGAAGCTCCGCGGACGGCGCATATCAATGATCTTCCAGGATCCGATGGCGTCGCTCGATCCGGTGTTCACTTGCGGTGATCAGATCGTGGAGGCGATCCGCCTTCATGAAGCCATCACCCGCGGGCAGGCAATGGAACGGGCTCGCAGTCTTCTCGAAAGGGTTGGGATCGCGGATCCGGCCCGCTGCATGCGCTCATATCCTCACGAACTTTCCGGCGGACAATGTCAGCGTGTGATGATCGCGATGGCGGTAGCCTGCAAGCCCGATGTCATTATCGCGGACGAGCCCACCACCGCACTCGATGTGACCGTTCAGAAGCAGGTCCTCGGGTTACTGCGCAGCCTCAATCAGGAGATCGGCGCGGCCATCATGCTGATCACTCACGATCTGGGCGTAATCTACGAGGTCGCCGACCGCGTCGCAGTCATCTATCGGGGCGACCTTATGGAGGAAGCGTCGACTGCCGACCTCTTCGCGTGGCCAAAGAGTGCCTATACTAAGGCTCTCATATCTTCGATGCCGTCCGTCTCGCAGGCGAAAACCCGCCTTCCCGTGATCGGACGAGACGCGACCGGCGCGATCGCAAGCATCGTCAATGAGCCGCGGGCTCTGAAGGCGCAGGTTGCACCATCGCCGAAAGCAGAGATCCTCCTCACCATCCGGAACCTGACGAAGACATTCTGGACGCGGGAAAGCGCGTTCTCGACTCCGCATGCGTTTCGTGCCGTCGACGACGTCAGCCTCGAGATCCCGGCGCGCACGACAGTCGGGCTCGTCGGTGAATCCGGATGTGGGAAGTCGACCTTATCCCGTCTCGTCATGCGGTTGATGAAACCGGATAGCGGCGCCATCGAACTTCTAGGGACAGACCTTGCTGCCCTGAATCCAGAGGAATTGCGCATCGCCAGACGAGACTTCGCGCTCGTATTCCAGAATCCCTACGGATCTCTCAATCCAAGGCAGACGGTCACCGATCTTGTAGCTGCCCCCATCGACATCCACTATAATGGCCGCGATCGCGAGGCCAGGGTGGCGAAACTGCTCGACGCCGTCGGTCTCCCACGCGATGCCATGACACGCTATCCCCATGAATTCTCCGGGGGTCAGCGACAGCGGATCGTGGTGGCGCGCGCCCTCGCCCTCAATCCAAAGCTTTTGATCTGCGATGAGGCGGTATCGGCACTCGACGTTTCGGTTCAGGCCCAGGTCCTCAACCTTCTGCAGGATCTCCAGGACGAGTTCGAACTCACATACCTCTTCATTTCACACGACATGTCCGTCGTTCGCCATGTCAGCGACACCATCGCCGTGATGCAGAAGGGCAAAATCGTCGAAACGGGTTCCGCCGCCGATGTCTTCGACAATCCCAAGGCTGGCTACACCCGTACACTTCTGAGCGCTGTGCCCAAGGTTGGCGAGCGTTCGACCGCTCTGGAGGCGCATCGATGA
- a CDS encoding ABC transporter permease — translation MKTLTVLVITLGSRLATALIQLWVIATLVFSIMYIMPGDPVLLLLGPESNPSPETIAAMRTQLGLDQPVLTQYVKWLSGAAIGDLGNSLDGYPVIDYVTASLPKTMELASAAILIAALIGVPVGIAAALRRGRFLDGLLTSLSTLGISVPVYILGSLLILLLSIKLGWLPASGYTDISRNVYLHFQKLTLPGLTLGLGLAASIARMTRSSMLEILGRDFVRSLRARGMREGRVIWMHVLRNASIPIVTIVGLQLGNLMGGTVLVEALFNWPGLSTLLVTAVSNRNYPLVQGSILTIAALFILINLCVDLLYSLLDPRIRRKRA, via the coding sequence ATGAAGACGCTGACGGTACTTGTTATCACCTTGGGGTCGAGGCTCGCCACCGCGCTGATCCAGCTCTGGGTCATCGCCACCCTGGTCTTCTCCATCATGTACATCATGCCGGGCGATCCCGTGCTGTTGCTTCTCGGCCCCGAGAGCAATCCATCGCCGGAGACGATCGCGGCGATGCGAACCCAGCTAGGTCTCGATCAGCCGGTTCTGACGCAGTACGTCAAGTGGCTGAGCGGTGCCGCCATCGGGGACCTTGGAAACTCGCTCGACGGTTATCCGGTGATTGACTACGTAACCGCAAGCCTGCCGAAGACCATGGAACTCGCCTCGGCAGCAATCCTGATCGCCGCCCTGATAGGCGTGCCGGTCGGCATAGCGGCGGCGCTGCGGCGGGGACGGTTCCTGGACGGATTGCTGACCTCTCTGTCGACACTCGGCATCTCCGTTCCGGTCTACATCCTCGGATCGCTCCTCATCCTCCTACTCAGCATCAAGCTCGGCTGGCTCCCCGCCAGCGGATACACCGATATTTCCCGCAACGTCTATCTGCACTTTCAGAAGCTGACGTTGCCAGGTCTGACACTCGGGCTCGGCCTTGCCGCCTCGATTGCACGCATGACCCGGTCCTCGATGCTGGAGATACTCGGGCGTGACTTCGTGCGGTCGCTACGTGCGAGGGGAATGCGTGAAGGCAGGGTGATCTGGATGCACGTGCTGCGCAACGCCTCCATCCCGATCGTCACCATCGTCGGCCTTCAACTCGGAAACCTCATGGGTGGCACCGTCCTGGTCGAGGCTCTCTTCAACTGGCCGGGACTGAGCACCCTCCTCGTGACCGCAGTCTCGAACCGCAACTACCCTCTCGTCCAGGGAAGCATCCTAACGATCGCCGCGCTCTTCATCCTCATCAACCTGTGTGTCGACCTCCTCTACAGCTTGCTCGACCCACGCATCCGACGGAAACGCGCATGA
- a CDS encoding NAD(P)/FAD-dependent oxidoreductase, which produces MSRIIPDAVPSAQTLPAKVDVVVIGGGIIGVSTALELAERGVSVALCEKGLIAGEQSGRNWGWVRQMGRDASEIPLAIESLSLWKGLNARIGDETGFTQTGIAYLCRNVRQEAEYEAWLEHARAYGLDSRLLRKEELRQHLPGMSDGFTAALHTSTDGRAEPFKAAPAIARGAIRAGAHIITGCAVRSIERSGGAVSGVVTERGRIACSSVVLAGGAWSRLFSGNLGVDFPQLKILATVARATSVDGVPDMPVGADNFSFRRRHDGSFSIAMRNANIAPIVPDSFRLFSDFMPTLIKGWGELKLRVGSRFIDEWRTPRYWAADEISPFEQVRILDPMPFERFNREGFAHLVKAFPAFADSRITQSWAGLIDVTPDAIPVIGPAGGIPGFFIASGFSGHGFGIGPGSGKLMADLVTGAKACVDPAPFRFDRFKKTKAA; this is translated from the coding sequence ATGTCACGTATTATACCAGACGCTGTTCCTTCAGCGCAAACATTGCCAGCGAAGGTTGATGTCGTCGTCATTGGCGGCGGTATCATTGGTGTTTCAACTGCGCTGGAACTTGCCGAGCGGGGCGTGTCCGTTGCGCTCTGTGAAAAAGGTCTCATCGCAGGCGAACAATCCGGCAGGAACTGGGGCTGGGTACGCCAGATGGGCCGCGATGCGTCTGAAATTCCGCTCGCGATCGAAAGTCTTTCGCTCTGGAAGGGACTAAACGCCCGTATCGGGGACGAGACGGGTTTTACACAGACAGGGATCGCCTACCTGTGCCGCAATGTGCGCCAAGAGGCCGAATACGAGGCATGGCTCGAGCATGCGCGTGCGTATGGGCTGGACTCGCGCTTGCTCCGAAAAGAGGAGTTGAGGCAGCACCTTCCGGGCATGAGTGATGGCTTCACTGCCGCGCTACACACATCGACAGACGGGCGCGCCGAGCCTTTCAAGGCCGCACCAGCGATCGCTCGCGGCGCAATCCGTGCTGGAGCCCACATCATTACAGGCTGTGCGGTCCGATCGATAGAGCGCTCTGGGGGTGCTGTAAGCGGTGTCGTTACCGAGCGGGGGCGCATAGCCTGTTCTTCCGTCGTCCTGGCGGGGGGCGCATGGTCGAGACTGTTCAGCGGTAACCTGGGTGTCGACTTCCCCCAGTTGAAGATCCTCGCGACAGTCGCGCGCGCAACCTCGGTCGACGGCGTACCGGACATGCCCGTCGGCGCTGACAACTTCTCGTTCCGCCGCCGGCACGACGGAAGCTTCTCGATCGCGATGCGCAACGCAAACATCGCTCCCATCGTCCCTGACAGTTTCCGTCTCTTTTCCGACTTCATGCCGACACTGATCAAGGGATGGGGTGAATTGAAACTGCGCGTCGGCAGCAGGTTCATCGACGAATGGCGAACGCCACGATACTGGGCGGCCGACGAGATTTCACCCTTCGAACAGGTGCGAATTCTCGATCCGATGCCGTTCGAGCGGTTCAACAGGGAAGGGTTCGCACATCTCGTAAAGGCGTTTCCGGCCTTCGCAGACAGCCGCATCACGCAGAGCTGGGCTGGCCTCATCGACGTCACCCCCGATGCCATACCTGTCATAGGTCCGGCTGGCGGCATCCCTGGCTTCTTTATCGCCAGTGGTTTCTCCGGACACGGGTTCGGCATCGGACCAGGATCAGGGAAGCTGATGGCCGATCTCGTGACCGGGGCGAAGGCCTGTGTCGATCCCGCTCCATTCCGCTTCGATCGTTTCAAGAAGACCAAGGCAGCCTGA
- a CDS encoding ABC transporter permease, with product MKISILFRRPLVLASILVVSAVLATALIGPLVAPHDPLLINQNSVNQPSSVQYLLGTDEFGRDILSRLLIGIRPTIIVAVISTIIAAVGGTALGIIGAYSRPTLAFFVMRAVDIMLSFPAILLALLAVGFWKSGVASLSVVIGIIFIPQFARVAQSATLQVIRQEYVEAEHAMGARYLRVVFKAILPNILSPLVVQGTLTIAAAILLESGLSFLGLGIVPPEPSWGQMIGTARGYLNQNPMYVVWPSACLAFTVLAINILGDALRDHLDPRLREN from the coding sequence ATGAAGATCTCCATTCTTTTCCGTCGCCCGCTTGTCCTCGCCAGCATCCTCGTCGTCTCGGCAGTCCTGGCTACAGCGCTGATCGGACCTTTGGTCGCGCCACATGATCCGCTTCTCATCAACCAGAACTCCGTCAATCAACCGAGTTCGGTTCAGTATCTGCTCGGCACTGACGAGTTCGGTCGCGACATCCTTTCCCGTCTGCTGATCGGTATCCGGCCAACCATCATCGTTGCCGTGATATCGACGATCATTGCTGCCGTCGGCGGGACGGCTCTTGGAATAATTGGGGCGTACAGTCGCCCGACGCTTGCATTCTTCGTGATGCGCGCCGTTGACATCATGCTCAGCTTCCCGGCCATCCTGCTGGCGCTTCTTGCAGTTGGCTTCTGGAAGAGCGGAGTCGCGAGCCTGAGTGTGGTTATCGGCATCATTTTCATTCCGCAGTTCGCCCGCGTTGCCCAGTCCGCCACGCTTCAGGTCATTCGACAGGAATACGTCGAAGCGGAACACGCGATGGGGGCTCGCTACCTGCGAGTCGTGTTCAAGGCCATCCTGCCCAATATCCTGTCTCCGCTCGTCGTCCAGGGAACGTTGACGATCGCTGCCGCGATCCTGCTCGAATCTGGACTGAGCTTCCTCGGGCTTGGAATCGTTCCACCCGAGCCTTCCTGGGGACAGATGATCGGCACAGCTCGCGGTTACCTCAACCAGAACCCCATGTATGTCGTCTGGCCCTCTGCTTGCCTCGCCTTCACGGTGCTCGCAATCAACATTCTTGGCGACGCGCTCCGTGACCATCTCGACCCGAGATTGCGTGAAAACTAA